In the bacterium genome, GGAGATATTTCCCGAGAGACCCTGGCCTGACCATCTAATCTCTTTTATCCCAGTTACAACCTCAGCGCTACTTGGTGAAACAAAAGTGGCAGATAAAGCACCACTTTGTCTTGTAAAGAGTTTGCTTCCTATTTCACTATCATTAACATAAAGATAATAACCGTGAAGCCCAGATACCTGATTTCCATCATTATCCCTTCCATCCCAAAATGCCGCCTTGCCTGGAGCAATATAAGAATCTGCTTTTTTATAACCAAGATTTAATGTTTTCCTCAATGGATAGGGAAAATAGGCTTTGTAAATCTTTATCTTAACATTCCCGTCTGAGGAAAGGGTAAAGGGTATCCATACACCAGAGTCAAAGGGATTTGGATAAGCGGACAATAACTGGGTTGAAAGAGGGGTGTTGTCAATCGTGAATACGCCGTCAGAGGTATCACTCATCATATAAATTCCATCATTGGCATTAACATTAATTCTATAATTATTTCCATTTTTAGCCCTTTGGGTATCAAATTTTATGGTCGTAGTAATTGTCCCTGGTCCAATCCCTTCCATAGTAATAATGTAAAGGCAGGGTGTATCTTCTCCTTTCCATAATTCAACTGTTATCGTTAAAGGCTCATCATCTGCGGTGATAAAGACAATATCCTGCTCTCCCTTTAATACCTCCCCTCCATTGGGTGAGATAACCCTAACATAGGGAGGTGTGCCTGTTCCCTTTATTGTGGTAAAGGTAAGGTTTTCACCCTGCCTTGTATTCCCTGCATAATCGGTTGATTTTACCCTATAGTTATATGTATTTTCGGGTAAAAGGTTCTCAAGGTCTACGCTATGGCTTGTTGTTCCAGAAAACCCCCTTGCCATCCTTCCATAATTTGTGGTTAAGCCATACTCAACCTCATTGTTTATGGATAACTCATCTGTTTTCCAGGAGATTTCGGCAAAATTAGCACCAATTTGAGTAGGATTTGGCCCTTCAATAATCAGGGGTGGTCTTTTGTCAATAATGGGGATTATAAAGTTGAAGTAATCTTTATAGTTTCCCTCAACATCACTACAATAAATGTTCGCATTTATATTCCCCTGTTGCTTATCTAATAAAATGTTAAAGGTCGCTCTTCCATTTTCATCCGTCTTTGTGCTTGCACTTATATAGCCAGAAAGCATAACTAATGCATCTTTTAAAGGAGGCATTCCTGTCTCCGAGCTTTCTACTGTTATAATAAGGGGAATTGCTGTTTCATAATTACTATCATCTACCTCAATTGAAGGGGGATCTGCCTCTACAATTATTGGGGTTGCATTTACCCAGTCCATATGCCTAAAGGTTTTTCTTACCTTCCCTAAATACTCAATCTCACCATAGGCATAGAGATAATATGGGGTAGGAGAAACATCAGAAAGGTCAAACTGGATGGATATTTCCTTTTCTTCCCCAGGACAACTAAAGCTTTGCTCAAAGCTTTCTTGAGTAACTGTTCCTTCTGGATAGTCATTGTCTATCTGATATTTGATGGTAATATTTACCTTTACATTCTCTACAGGGTCTCCCAAGTTTTTAAGGGTTAAAACATATGTTATTGGCCCTTTGTCAATATTCTTGGTGTTGAAAAATTTGCCAGATTTATCAATGATATAGTCAAGGTTATTAGAATCAAGGCCTGGCTTATTGTTGTCAAAATGCTTAATCAAGCCAGAAACCTTCATAATGGTGGCAGGAAATAGGTATTTGGCTAATTTCTCTACCCTAATGTTGTCTACATCGCTTTCCCAATAAAGCCTTGCATAAGCCTTACCTTCATTTTCATAATACTCCATCTTTAGATTATAGCTTCCCGAAGAAAGCTCAATATTTCCACGATATTCCCCTGTTCCCCATCCCTTATCGTGCCATTCATCTATAATGCATTCGCTATCTTCCCAAATTCCATTCTTATTTTTATCAATCCATAGCCTTACACCATCATCTGTTTTGGTATAAAAGGTATATTTCCCATTATGGGGAATATTTATACTTGCTGTCCATCTTGCTGAGAAGATGTCTTTGGGAACTGAGCTATCATCCGGTGAACTATCTCCCCACTCAAAGTCAATCTCCTTATCGTTTCTTGTTAAAACCGGTGTTCCGGTAAGGTCTTTATTGTTGTAATAATTAGCACTAAACCCTCCTTCTGGCTTAAGGATTATCTTGGGAATCCACCTCTTAAGGTATTCCTGAGCAGATGTTCCCTTTTCGCTATCCATCTTATAGGTTTTATATCTTCCATTCCCGCTATTGCTTGCTTCATAGACCATATTGATCATATCGTTCACATAAGAGGCAGAGATGCCATTTATATCCAAAGTTGCCTTGCCAAAGGATAAATATGCTGTTTCCTTGAAGAATTCATCAAGGCTATCGTGGGAGGATATTGTATTTGTTGAGTAAGCCTCAGAGGCTTTTTGGGTTGGACACCAATTTTCAAAATAATCCTTTTCATAAAGGGGTATGTTATGGACAATAAGATGGCTATGTGCTGGTGATGTTGTATCCTCTAATAAATGGGCAATCCTTCCTAAGGTATAATAGGCATCATACTTTCTTCCCTTCCTATAGTCTTCTATAGCCATATTCCAGAGCTCTTTTGCCTTCTTTAAAGATGAATCTCGCCGACCATACAAAGGTATTGTAATTCCCAATCCTGTTTCAGGATTATAGAAATGGCTTGTAGTATAAAATTCACCCTCAATTATATCAAGATCCTCACCATCCTCTCCAGGATAGCCTTCAATCTGTGACTCTCCTCCACTTCCCTCAATAACCATATTTCTATAATAGCTTTCCCAATATGTCTCGGAAATAGGATAGTTCCCCGTTGCCCTATAGGTAATAAATTCATGGGTTAACCTGTCCTTACCCTCTGGGCTATGGAGGATACCTATTCCTTTCTTTTTAGCCTTATACACAATTTCTATATTATCAAAAATAGCTTTTGTTCCATTGTCTACACCAAGGGCAATAAATTGGCCTCCCCATCTTGTATCCTCTAAAGAAACCCTATAGTCATCAAGAGAAATCACAATCCCCCTTTGATGCTTAATAATTTTAATCTTATGCCAATTACTATCCAGGATAGAAATAGGTATCTCCTCTAAGGTGGTAAAAGAACCTCTGTATCCCCTTAATGAATCCTCCCTTAGCTTCTCAATCAATAACTTCTCTCCCAGGCTTATTCTATACCCTCCATTAGAAAGAAAGATAAAGGTTCTATTTCCTTCCTCAATCTTTACCTTTGTCTTTAAGAGATATTCCTCCCTTTCTAGGTTCCTTTCAAGAAGAAAAAATCCTCCCCTGCTTTTTAAACAAAGCCTTTCACCTTCAGGAGAGAATCTTCCATCTCCTAAAGGATACCAATCACTATGCCCCATTCCCATAACCCCAAATACCAAAGCCAAGATAAGCTTTTTCATTTTTTATGCACCTCCTATTTTATTACCCCTATCTTTCCAAAGGCTTTATTGCCTGAGGGGTCTTTAATTACATAGATATAGACACCACTTGCTATATCCTTTATCTCCCAAATAGCCAAGCCATCAAGTTCTCCATCATCTTCTTCTTTTATGGTTTTTATCAATTCCCCTACAATGTTGTAAATATCAATTGTTGCCTTAGGAGGCAATCTTTTCTCCTTGTTAATTGGATCGCCAAAAGTAATCTTTGTATGGTTATAAGGGGGATAGGCTTTAAAGGGATTAGGGAAAATAGTGATTTCTCTTACAGAAGAAGGTAGGGCTATTCTTTTAAACTTCTGGATGCGATCGTTGTAAGTATCAGCAACATAGACATAGCCAGAGGGGTCTATAGCGATGCCACAAGGGGAATTAAACTGTCCACAGAAAGACCCCTTTCTTCCCCATCTGGTTACAAAGTTTCCTGTGGATGTGAATTTCTGAATGCGATGGTTCCAAGTATCAGCAACATAGACATAGCCAGAGGGGTCTATAGCGATGCCATAGGGCATATCGAATTCTCCTTCAAAAGAACCCCACCTTCCAAATTTAGTTACAAAGCTACCTTGGGAGGTAAACTTCTGGATGTCCCGCCTGAGTACATCAACAACATAGACATAGCCAAAAAGGTCTATTGCAATTCCACAGGGATACACAAATTGTCCATCGGAAGAACCATAAGTACCCCATTTTGCTGTAAAGCTTCCCTGAGGGGTAAATTTTTGAATGCGATAGTTAAATGTATCAGCAACATAGATATAGCCTGAAGGGTCTATGGCAATACCCACCGGATAGATAAACTGACCACTAGAGGTCCCATAACTACCCCACTTGGTTATAAGGTTACCATCTGATGTAAACTTTTGAATGCGATGGTTTAATCTATCAGCAACATAAACATAACTCCCCTGGTCTATGGCGATGCCCTCCGGGGAATAAAACTGACCATCAAGATAGCCTAACATTCCCCACCTAACTGTAAAGCTGCCATTAGATGTGAATTTCTGGATACGATGGTTCTCTGTATCAGCAACATAGACATTTCCATTATTGTCTATGGCAATGCTAAAGGGATTAAGCCATCCGCTAAAAGAGCCTTCGGGACCCAATTTGGCTACAAAACTACCATCTGATGTAAACTTTTGAATGCGATTGTTATAGGTATCCGCAACATAAACATAGCCAGATAAGTCTGTGGCAATACCGTAAGGATACTGAAACCGACCGTCTAAATAATTACTCACCATCCCCCACTTAGTTGTAAAGCTGCCATTAGATGTGAATTTCTGGATACGATGGTTATTTGTATCAGCAACATAGATGTAGCCAGATGAATCTATTGCAACACCACATGGATGATCAAACTGCCCATTAGAAGCGCCTACCCCCCCCCATTTTGCTGTAAAGCTTCCATCTTCTGTGAACTTTTGGATGCGATCGTTCCAAGTATCAGCCACATAGACATAGCCATTATTGTCTACGGCAATGCCATACGGGTATTCAAATTGTCCATTTTCAGTGCCAAAGGTTCCCCATTTAAGGGTAAAGCTACCATTGGATGTAAACTTTTGGATGCGGTAGTTTCCTGAATCAGCAACATAGACATTTCCTTCGTTGTCTGTTGCAATGCCACAAGGATTCACAAATTGTCCATCGGAAGAACCATAAGTACCCCATTTTGCTGTAAAGCTTCCCTCTAGAGTAAATTTTTGGATGCGACAGTTTCCTGAATCAGCCACATAGACATAGCCAGATGAGTCTACAATCCCACGAGGCGAGTCAAATTGACCACTAGAGGTACCAAAACTTCCCCATTTGGTTATAAGAATACCTGTGGATGTGAATTTCTGGATACGATGGTTATTTGTATCAGCAACATAGATAGTTTCCTCTTTATCTATAACTATTCCCCACGGAAAGTTAAATTCTGCCTTAGAAGAAGCCTTCCCTTCTTCCCATTTGTCCACAAACTCATAATACTCCTCGGGATAGCCTAGATAGGCAAGAAATACAAAAATCATTCCCAAAAAGCATACCTTCATCTTATTAAGCAAATTTTAAAATAAAAAGCTTATCTTAGCAAGGATTATTATTCTTTCAGCAACCCCAAATAGCAAAGCTAAAATAAGCTTCTTCATTTTTTATGCACCTCCTATTTTATTATTCCAATCTTGCCCGTTATTTTCTCACCAGCAGGATTGGTAATTAGATAGATATATACACCACTAGCAAGTGGTTCATTTCTTACCTCCCATTCTTTATATCCTCCATCACTTGGGGTAACCATAATTGTCTTTAACAATTCCCCGGCAATATTATATATCCTAATCGTTGCCTCTTTGGTTAATTTTTTTTCTGCATCTGTTGGATGTCCAAACTTAATCTTTGTGTGGTTATAAGGGGGATAAGACCTAAAGGGATTAGGGTAAACCGGAATCCCTTTTTTTAAATAAGAAGCCGCTATTCTCTTTATAAACTTCTGGATGCGGTGATTCTCTGCATCAGCAACATAGATATAGCCAGATGAGTCTATTGCAATATCACTAAGGCGATTAAACTGCCCATTAGAGGTGCCATATTCCCCCCATTTTGTTATAAAGCTTCCATCTTTTGTGAATTTCTGGATGCGGTAATTCCATATATCAGTAACATAAATGTAATCAGATGAATCTATTGCAATATCACATGGAGACTTAAAGTTTCCATTAGAGGTGCCATATTCCCCCCATTTTGTTATAAAACCTCCATTTTGTGTGAATTTCTGGATGCGGCAATTAAATGTATCAGCCACATAGACATAGCCAAATGAATCTATTGCAACACCGGATGGAGATATAAACTGCCCATTAGAGGTGCCATATTCCCCCCATTTTGTTATAAAGTCTCCATTTTGTGTGAATTTCTGGATGCGGCTATTGCCAAAATCAGCAACATAGACATAGCCAAAGGGGTTTATTGCAATATCACATGGATGAATAAACTGCCCATTAGAAGAGCCTCCCCCCCCCCATTTTGCTGTGAAGCTTCCATTTTGTGTGAATTTCTGAATGCAGTGATTCTCTGCATCAACAACATACACATAGCCAGATGAGTCTATTGCAATACCACATGGATACTTAAACTGCCCATTAGAGGTGCCATATTCTCCCCATTTTGCAATAAAGCTTCCTTGCGGGGTGAATTTCTGGATGCGGCAATTGCGTCCATCAGCAACATAGATATAGTTTGATGGATCTATTGCTATCCCAACAGGATACTTAAACTGCCCATTAGAGGTGCCATATTCTCCCCATTTCCCCACAAACTCATAGTACTCCTCTGAATAGCCTAGAGAGGCAATAAATACAAAAATCATTCCCAAAAAGCATACCCTCATCTTATTAAGCAAATTTTAAAATAAAAAGCTTATCTTAGCAAGAATTATTCTTTCAGCAACCCCAAACACTAAAGCCAAAATAAGCTTTTTCATTTTTTATACACCTCCTATTTTATTATTCCAATCTTGCCAAATATTCTTTCACCCGCAGGATTGGTAATTAGATAGATATATACACCACTAGCAAGTGGTTCATTTTTTACATCCCATTCTTTCCTTCCTCCATCGTTTATATCAAATTTTATCTCTTTTGTTATTTCTCCTTTTATGTTGTATATCTCAATTATACCATTTTCTGGCAATTTATCAAATGTAATCTTTGTGTGGTTATAAAAAGGCTTAAAAGGATTGGGATAAACCACTATCTTTCTTGAGGATAAAGAGGAAGGTTTTTCTATCTTCTTAAATTTTTGAATGCGATTATTTTCTGAATCAGCAACATATACATAGCCAGAGGAGTCTACAGCGATGCCCCAGGGCCTAAAAAACTGTCCATTAGAAGTTCCCCTATTTCCCCATTTTGTTGTAAAGGTGCCATCAGAGGTAAATTTTTGGATGCGATGATTATCTGTATCAGCAACATAGACATAGCCAGAGGAGTCTACAGCGATGCCACAGGGCCAGAAAAACTGCCCATTAGAAGTCCCTATGCCCCCCCATTTGGTTATAAAGCTTCCATCCGATGTAAATTTTTGGATGCGATTATTGTAAGTATCAGCAACATAGACATAGCCAGAGGAGTCTACAGCGATGCCCCCTGGCCTAAGAAACTGCCCATTAGATGAACCCCATTTCCCCCATTTTGTTATAAAGGTGCCATCAGAGGTAAATTTTTGGATG is a window encoding:
- a CDS encoding PA14 domain-containing protein, giving the protein MKKLILALVFGVMGMGHSDWYPLGDGRFSPEGERLCLKSRGGFFLLERNLEREEYLLKTKVKIEEGNRTFIFLSNGGYRISLGEKLLIEKLREDSLRGYRGSFTTLEEIPISILDSNWHKIKIIKHQRGIVISLDDYRVSLEDTRWGGQFIALGVDNGTKAIFDNIEIVYKAKKKGIGILHSPEGKDRLTHEFITYRATGNYPISETYWESYYRNMVIEGSGGESQIEGYPGEDGEDLDIIEGEFYTTSHFYNPETGLGITIPLYGRRDSSLKKAKELWNMAIEDYRKGRKYDAYYTLGRIAHLLEDTTSPAHSHLIVHNIPLYEKDYFENWCPTQKASEAYSTNTISSHDSLDEFFKETAYLSFGKATLDINGISASYVNDMINMVYEASNSGNGRYKTYKMDSEKGTSAQEYLKRWIPKIILKPEGGFSANYYNNKDLTGTPVLTRNDKEIDFEWGDSSPDDSSVPKDIFSARWTASINIPHNGKYTFYTKTDDGVRLWIDKNKNGIWEDSECIIDEWHDKGWGTGEYRGNIELSSGSYNLKMEYYENEGKAYARLYWESDVDNIRVEKLAKYLFPATIMKVSGLIKHFDNNKPGLDSNNLDYIIDKSGKFFNTKNIDKGPITYVLTLKNLGDPVENVKVNITIKYQIDNDYPEGTVTQESFEQSFSCPGEEKEISIQFDLSDVSPTPYYLYAYGEIEYLGKVRKTFRHMDWVNATPIIVEADPPSIEVDDSNYETAIPLIITVESSETGMPPLKDALVMLSGYISASTKTDENGRATFNILLDKQQGNINANIYCSDVEGNYKDYFNFIIPIIDKRPPLIIEGPNPTQIGANFAEISWKTDELSINNEVEYGLTTNYGRMARGFSGTTSHSVDLENLLPENTYNYRVKSTDYAGNTRQGENLTFTTIKGTGTPPYVRVISPNGGEVLKGEQDIVFITADDEPLTITVELWKGEDTPCLYIITMEGIGPGTITTTIKFDTQRAKNGNNYRINVNANDGIYMMSDTSDGVFTIDNTPLSTQLLSAYPNPFDSGVWIPFTLSSDGNVKIKIYKAYFPYPLRKTLNLGYKKADSYIAPGKAAFWDGRDNDGNQVSGLHGYYLYVNDSEIGSKLFTRQSGALSATFVSPSSAEVVTGIKEIRWSGQGLSGNISLEYSYNEGNTWQSIATVEASSGVYRWDTKNVLNGTRYVVRLGDKGYSYVFTINNKPSTPSIKILSPKTRDIWKGRNKIRWEASDPSGMPLKINIYISGDDGKTWATIAEGKENEGVYELDADQMLDGIYKIRVGANNGITLREACSERFKIVKDISKYWGKERKLSSYVDNLKLAIERDKIYLLWYDIYNNNLYYQKNIDKGLGWIDPISIGKVYSPGSYSSPNAMDIAVKNGEIHIVWCSYQKEIGKNVIKYRRSLDEGINWDSEVILVEGKINDWGRELEHPRITVDKNNNVHLVWQDRRERGELRKMSNIYYRCGVNKGSIWENEQKLTFSSEDKRHWAPLIVSNEEGIHISWLADDYPYYPLYVYYRKSSDFGITWNEPILLGERDIDRSISTKANKTGGDCDESTLEPWLGSNHFISTNKKEIYVGWLSPGILRPIVYRKSMDGENWGTSTKILLGPNEYMTNVRMLFINNTIHLIWERDELETKITYICHKRSNDGISWEEEKVGIKDWLSKWYLNYILSADYDDENIYIFWNESDGLYHKSRPIDPTPPSIPLVTDSGRFTSVTTQLHIQCASVDPETGIAEYQYCMGTSYGKNDVLDWKSSGTITEIVVGGLNLTQGGTYYIGVKARNNGGLWSDIGYSDGITVDTTPPSTPIVADRGTYTSLTQLSADWSSSDLESGVEYYYAIGTSEGGTDTLDFRDAGKAVGGGYVGLSLTNDRTYYFTVRAINGAGLCSIGYSDGITIDLTPPTITNPKAIPGTASPGSNVKFTALITDSLSGIGSVTIDLSPIGGLSNQPMSGSGNGTYSYTYTIPNSVSMGKKNLVITAYDMAKNSVSATITLTIESPPSSPTNLQITEIRTNSYWWWWYWWWWRWWRSMTSMTLHWDQNPESGIAYYNIYRNGVKIGRTWGNYSWYWVWYLPYGDYRYTVTVVSREGYESEQSKEIRIIRERKNWWYSNEVFSIWGNNNSIDLRLKRGGGRWYDRYTFYLYPKDKPITNYTKEPIGYNRNSWGYGIIDSTNQRLIIRAYLFGYWWRPAYFNYRYTAISGKTSLNPLKIEE
- a CDS encoding 6-bladed beta-propeller, translating into MIFVFIASLGYSEEYYEFVGKWGEYGTSNGQFKYPVGIAIDPSNYIYVADGRNCRIQKFTPQGSFIAKWGEYGTSNGQFKYPCGIAIDSSGYVYVVDAENHCIQKFTQNGSFTAKWGGGGSSNGQFIHPCDIAINPFGYVYVADFGNSRIQKFTQNGDFITKWGEYGTSNGQFISPSGVAIDSFGYVYVADTFNCRIQKFTQNGGFITKWGEYGTSNGNFKSPCDIAIDSSDYIYVTDIWNYRIQKFTKDGSFITKWGEYGTSNGQFNRLSDIAIDSSGYIYVADAENHRIQKFIKRIAASYLKKGIPVYPNPFRSYPPYNHTKIKFGHPTDAEKKLTKEATIRIYNIAGELLKTIMVTPSDGGYKEWEVRNEPLASGVYIYLITNPAGEKITGKIGIIK